In Helianthus annuus cultivar XRQ/B chromosome 9, HanXRQr2.0-SUNRISE, whole genome shotgun sequence, the following are encoded in one genomic region:
- the LOC110876994 gene encoding uncharacterized protein LOC110876994 yields the protein MKSDTHPYRLSPKRSRCQLFVSGDGHIASGLVKPFESCRGTICTRSIRLEIRSHKNVETINYSITNNFDQRLHPLLIILIALLFCFERLWWNNYRNLPNSHSDVFVCHFVFMFDFTSSKELLRAIDVRLETLTQNLSTACGRAVAAGYDHDTVADLQLFAERFGAKRAKPALNTYDRRRRRHEFSWKSDVDESAITTTSSDCVKASKTQTSSRLRARPPYVKSGEGEGFGNSDQLKIEMTQEARRLEDDGKFIHSSRQLNDQLQIKANELEKLFAQHKLRLPNPTRQTNVAADDPVLDTISDSLMADNQNHHNSLLQQSFADESRGKSYDRYMKKRDARLKELWDSNGQQKEAKMKALHDILERHSTEMKARPADKHNSASSARRRAQRLRSFTSPLAALKREEPLDFGPLQDDADLSGFDVSRNIQGKTPLPHTPTAVIPRSATKLTSTSSRRRQQPENSPLAQSVPNFSDLRKENTKPYSTATKAATRSQLRNYTRSTSTNEETPPVMEDKSRRSQSLRKSSVTSLESSEGVVLTQSKNMEPKRSLRKNTAKLKASVASASEAINKAEKDEPPSVVKEDFTEEFDKTGTEDHVVDGSEPRMSHESEKLMDSESEHGNTFSQADHTWVADLPEESPMSWKSRTEYSFSYTHEEASDVESPITSPASWNLHPTEARTRKKWGITQKPNLVPSSDMTKGFKRLLKFGKKSRNTTENLADYISATTSEGDDDTEDGRDPNNRSSEDLRKSRMGYYSHESSEEVSSIPTPPPNFRLREDHLSGISSIKAPPRSFFSLLRK from the exons AAATGTGGAAACTATTAATTACTCTATTACTAATAACTTTGACCAAAGACTACACCCCTTATTAATCATTTTAATTGCATTATTGTTTTGT TTTGAGAGACTATGGTGGAACAACTATCGAAATCTTCCCAATTCACATTCAGATGTGTTTGTTTGTCATTTTGTGTTCATGTTTGATTTTACATCCAGCAAGGAACTTTTGAGGGCAATTGATGTAAGATTGGAGACCTTAACGCAGAATTTGTCTACGGCTTGTGGTCGAGCTGTGGCTGCTGGATATGACCATGACACAGTAGCAGACCTTCAATTGTTTGCCGAGAGGTTTGGTGCCAAA CGAGCGAAGCCTGCTCTAAATACGTACGACAGACGACGACGACGACATGAGTTTTCATGGAAGTCCGACGTGGATGAGTCAGCAATTACAACGACGTCGTCAGATTGTGTGAAGGCATCTAAAACTCAAACATCTTCCAGGCTACGTGCAAGACCACCGTAT GTCAA GTCAGGTGAAGGAGAAGGATTTGGGAATTCTGATCAACTGAAAATCGAGATGACTCAGGAAGCGAGAAGATTAGAGGATGATGGGAAGTTTATTCATTCTTCTAGGCAACTCAACGACCAACTTCAAATCAAAGCAAATGAACTTGAAAAGCTCTTTGCCCAGCATAAACTTCGACTTCCCAACCCTACACGTCAAACCAACGTTGCTGCTGACGATCCTGTTCTTGATACGATATCTGATTCTCTGATGGCAGATAATCAGAATCATCATAACTCTTTGCTTCAGCAGAGTTTTGCTGATGAATCTAGAGGAAAGTCATATGATAGGTACATGAAGAAAAGAGATGCAAGGCTTAAGGAATTGTGGGATTCTAATGGCCAACAGAAAGAAGCTAAGATGAAAGCCTTGCATGATATCCTTGAGCGCCACAGTACCGAAATGAAAGCCAGGCCTGCAGATAAGCACAACTCTGCATCTAGTGCAAGGCGACGTGCTCAACGCCTCAGATCATTTACTTCTCCATTGGCTGCTTTAAAGAGAGAAGAG CCACTAGATTTTGGGCCACTTCAAGATGATGCAGATTTATCTGGTTTTGATGTTTCGAGAAACATTCAAGGTAAAACACCACTACCTCACACCCCAACTGCTGTAATCCCTAGATCCGCCACCAAACTGACCTCAACTTCCAGCAGACGACGTCAACAACCCGAGAATAGTCCCCTTGCCCAGTCTGTCCCTAATTTTTCTGATCTGCGCAAAGAAAACACAAAACCATATTCTACAGCTACCAAAGCAGCAACACGTTCTCAGTTAAGAAACTACACGCGCAGCACAAGTACCAATGAGGAGACGCCACCTGTCATGGAAGATAAGTCACGGAGGTCTCAGTCGTTGAGAAAGAGTTCTGTGACTTCACTTGAGAGCTCAGAAGGTGTTGTTTTGACACAATCAAAAAACATGGAGCCAAAGCGGTCTCTGAGAAAGAATACTGCCAAATTGAAAGCTTCAGTGGCGTCTGCGTCTGAAGCTATAAACAAGGCGGAAAAGGATGAACCGCCAAGTGTGGTTAAAGAGGATTTCACGGAAGAGTTTGATAAAACTGGAACCGAAGATCATGTTGTAGATGGGAGTGAGCCGAGAATGAGTCATGAATCAGAGAAGTTGATGGATTCTGAATCCGAACACGGCAACACGTTTTCACAGGCGGATCACACTTGGGTTGCAGATTTGCCAGAGGAAAGCCCGATGTCATGGAAATCACGCACCGAGTATTCATTTTCTTATACTCACGAGGAGGCGTCAGATGTTGAATCTCCAATAACGAGCCCTGCCTCTTGGAATCTACACCCAACAGAAGCTCGAACGAGGAAAAAATGGGGGATCACTCAGAAACCTAATCTCGTTCCTAGTTCTGATATGACTAAAGGATTCAAACGGTTGCTGAAATTTGGAAAGAAAAGTCGAAACACCACCGAGAATCTAGCTGATTATATTTCTGCCACAACTTCTGAGGGAGATGATGACACTGAAGATGGAAGAGATCCCAACAATCGGTCTTCAGAAGATTTGAGGAAGTCAAGAATGGGTTACTACTCACACGAGAGCAGTGAAGAAG TGAGTTCGATCCCAACACCTCCACCAAACTTCCGTTTAAGGGAAGATCATTTGTCTGGAATTAGCTCTATTAAAG CTCCTCCGCGATCATTCTTTTCTTTGCTTCGGAAGTGA